The following proteins come from a genomic window of Corallococcus sp. NCRR:
- a CDS encoding periplasmic heavy metal sensor yields the protein MFGFLFGTACLAGLFATLRRGRYGHHAYAYGRGGRLGMRPRLRWLFERLETSPGQEKVIVKAVENVREAFAKVKDQWGPSRTSLAGSLRGEHFDGAMLRELFSRHDVALETLRNAVQDALSQVHEALEPNQRRELADIIEHGWGHGWRGEGHGWHGRRCGGYGRWGGRPHNDDGPASFV from the coding sequence ATGTTCGGATTCCTCTTCGGTACCGCCTGCCTCGCCGGTCTCTTCGCCACCCTGCGCCGGGGGCGCTACGGCCACCACGCCTACGCCTACGGCCGCGGAGGCCGCCTGGGCATGCGCCCCCGGCTGCGCTGGCTCTTCGAGCGGCTGGAGACGTCTCCCGGCCAGGAGAAGGTCATCGTCAAGGCAGTGGAGAACGTGCGCGAGGCCTTCGCCAAGGTGAAGGACCAGTGGGGCCCCAGCCGCACGTCGCTCGCGGGCTCGCTGCGCGGGGAACACTTCGACGGCGCCATGCTGCGCGAGCTGTTCAGCCGCCACGACGTGGCGCTGGAGACGCTGCGCAACGCCGTGCAGGACGCCCTGTCCCAGGTGCACGAGGCGCTGGAGCCCAACCAGCGCCGCGAGCTCGCGGACATCATCGAGCACGGCTGGGGCCACGGCTGGCGGGGCGAGGGCCACGGCTGGCACGGCCGGCGCTGCGGCGGGTACGGCCGCTGGGGTGGCCGCCCCCACAACGATGACGGCCCCGCGTCCTTCGTCTGA
- a CDS encoding cold-shock protein: MATGTVKWFNDAKGFGFIAQDNGEDVFCHHTAINMDGFRTLAEGQKVEFEVTKGPKGLQAQNVRAA; encoded by the coding sequence ATGGCAACTGGTACCGTGAAGTGGTTCAACGACGCGAAGGGTTTCGGCTTCATCGCGCAGGACAATGGCGAAGACGTTTTCTGCCACCACACTGCGATCAACATGGATGGCTTCCGCACCCTGGCTGAAGGCCAGAAGGTGGAGTTCGAAGTCACCAAGGGCCCCAAGGGCCTGCAGGCGCAGAACGTTCGCGCGGCGTAA
- a CDS encoding cupin domain-containing protein produces MGDTSVKKVESRHSPKGEMGQKYLASGVRVAMRLWEDEPPAEAKPASTRDYETVGFVLKGRAELHLEGQIILLNPGDSWLVPRGASHTYKVLETFSAVEATSPVSSAHGRDEHEAPKGAKA; encoded by the coding sequence ATGGGCGACACCAGCGTGAAGAAGGTCGAGAGCCGCCATTCCCCCAAGGGGGAGATGGGCCAGAAGTACCTCGCATCCGGCGTCCGTGTGGCCATGCGGCTGTGGGAGGACGAGCCGCCCGCCGAGGCCAAGCCCGCCAGCACGCGCGACTACGAGACCGTGGGCTTCGTACTCAAGGGCCGCGCGGAGCTGCACCTGGAGGGGCAGATCATCCTCTTGAACCCGGGAGACTCCTGGCTCGTGCCGCGCGGGGCCAGCCACACGTACAAGGTCCTGGAGACCTTCTCCGCCGTGGAGGCCACCAGCCCTGTCTCCTCCGCGCACGGCCGCGACGAGCACGAGGCCCCGAAGGGCGCCAAGGCCTGA
- a CDS encoding metallophosphoesterase family protein yields MLRGQVDALPGDLEAVIALSDLQGMAPHALKDGAAALLGEVVADELAMMCKAGGLPPANRTGIILAGDLFSNDTADERGATGDVRSVWTAFARYFRWVVGVAGNHDTFGGAQERERFFRQPGKELLDGGVVAPDGLPVGGVSYIIGRPGKLNRREQSAQLERIEEVLLQEPQVLVLHEGPDAPGTGLRGNAIIREAVEPWSRLLVICGHCHWDVPLITLASGTQVLNVDARVVLLRRAGA; encoded by the coding sequence TTGCTGCGTGGCCAGGTGGATGCCCTTCCCGGGGACCTGGAGGCGGTCATCGCGCTCTCGGACCTCCAGGGGATGGCGCCGCATGCCTTGAAGGACGGTGCGGCGGCGCTCCTGGGCGAAGTCGTGGCCGACGAGCTGGCGATGATGTGCAAGGCGGGCGGCCTCCCTCCCGCGAACCGCACCGGCATCATCCTGGCCGGAGACCTCTTCTCCAACGACACCGCGGATGAACGGGGCGCCACTGGAGACGTGCGGAGCGTCTGGACCGCCTTCGCCAGGTACTTCCGTTGGGTCGTCGGCGTGGCGGGAAATCACGACACCTTCGGCGGTGCCCAGGAGCGCGAGCGCTTCTTCCGCCAACCCGGGAAGGAATTGCTGGATGGCGGAGTCGTCGCACCGGACGGACTCCCGGTGGGCGGGGTGAGCTACATCATCGGGCGCCCGGGCAAGCTCAACCGTCGCGAGCAGTCCGCGCAGCTGGAACGGATTGAGGAAGTGCTGCTCCAGGAGCCCCAGGTGCTGGTCCTCCACGAGGGCCCGGACGCCCCGGGAACCGGACTGCGCGGCAACGCCATCATCCGCGAGGCGGTGGAGCCCTGGAGCAGGCTGCTCGTCATCTGCGGCCACTGTCATTGGGACGTGCCGCTCATCACGCTCGCGAGCGGGACCCAGGTCCTCAACGTGGATGCGCGCGTGGTGCTGCTCAGGCGTGCCGGGGCCTGA
- a CDS encoding DoxX family protein: MDTLSPPVGDSAKPSRALHVGLWVAQALLGLTFVGSGIWKALTPLPELAAMIPWAGQVPPAFLYFIVLVDLAGGLGVVLPSLTRVKPGLTVLAALGCALLQVSAIGFHFSRGEAANTPFNFFLVALSLFVCWGRWNRAPIRPRHA; encoded by the coding sequence ATGGATACGCTCTCCCCTCCTGTTGGCGATTCAGCGAAGCCGTCCAGGGCTCTTCATGTGGGCCTGTGGGTCGCCCAGGCGCTGCTGGGCCTCACCTTCGTCGGCTCGGGCATCTGGAAGGCGCTCACGCCCCTGCCGGAGCTCGCCGCGATGATTCCGTGGGCGGGCCAGGTGCCTCCCGCGTTCCTGTATTTCATTGTCCTGGTGGACCTGGCGGGCGGGCTGGGCGTCGTGCTGCCCTCGCTCACGCGGGTGAAACCGGGCCTGACGGTCCTCGCGGCCCTGGGCTGCGCGCTGCTCCAGGTCAGCGCCATCGGCTTCCACTTCTCTCGCGGCGAGGCGGCGAACACGCCCTTCAACTTCTTCCTGGTCGCGCTGTCGCTCTTCGTCTGCTGGGGGCGCTGGAATCGCGCGCCCATCAGGCCCCGGCACGCCTGA
- a CDS encoding winged helix-turn-helix transcriptional regulator, with protein sequence MTGRYDDDCVATREILSLVGDKWSVMVIVNLGEGPVRFSGLKRAIEGISQRMLTLTLRNLERDGLLIRTVHPTTPPSVDYALTKLGRTLLEPVSVLAMWARQHRPEIERAREAFARSARAK encoded by the coding sequence ATGACCGGGCGCTACGACGACGACTGCGTCGCGACGCGCGAAATCCTGAGCCTCGTCGGAGACAAGTGGAGCGTGATGGTCATCGTCAACCTGGGTGAAGGCCCCGTGCGCTTCAGCGGGCTCAAGCGCGCCATCGAAGGCATCTCCCAGCGCATGCTGACCCTCACGCTGCGCAACCTGGAGCGGGACGGACTGCTGATACGCACCGTGCACCCCACGACGCCGCCGAGCGTGGACTACGCGCTCACGAAGCTGGGGCGCACGCTGCTCGAACCGGTGTCCGTGCTCGCGATGTGGGCGCGGCAGCACCGGCCGGAGATCGAGCGCGCCCGCGAGGCCTTCGCTCGCTCCGCCCGGGCGAAGTGA
- a CDS encoding tRNA-uridine aminocarboxypropyltransferase, with product MPPRAARPPRCSRCNLAKHLCLCTEVPRVETRTRFVFLQHVMEVSKRSNTGGVAALALANAKLLIHGSMAGTFDMEVLSEPGTWLLFPDGPTAPPDAPPPRQVVVLDANWSQARRMTQRLPELRTLPRLVLPPPEPGLLMLREPSHPAGMSTLDAVARAVALLEGPEVAAPLARLAALRVQRIADCGTLS from the coding sequence ATGCCTCCCCGTGCTGCCCGTCCACCCCGCTGTTCGCGTTGCAACCTGGCGAAACACCTGTGCCTGTGCACGGAGGTTCCCCGGGTGGAGACCCGGACCCGCTTCGTCTTCCTCCAGCATGTGATGGAGGTGTCGAAGCGGAGCAACACCGGAGGCGTGGCCGCGCTCGCGCTCGCGAACGCGAAGCTGCTCATCCACGGCTCGATGGCGGGGACCTTCGACATGGAGGTCCTCTCCGAGCCGGGGACCTGGCTGCTCTTCCCGGACGGCCCCACCGCGCCGCCGGACGCGCCTCCTCCCAGGCAGGTGGTGGTGCTGGACGCGAACTGGTCGCAGGCGCGGAGGATGACCCAGCGGCTCCCCGAGCTGCGGACGCTGCCCCGGCTGGTGCTGCCTCCGCCGGAGCCGGGCCTGCTCATGCTTCGCGAGCCCTCGCACCCCGCCGGCATGTCCACCCTGGACGCCGTGGCCCGCGCGGTGGCCCTGCTGGAGGGACCGGAGGTGGCGGCGCCGCTGGCACGGCTGGCCGCGCTCCGGGTCCAGCGCATCGCCGACTGCGGGACACTGAGCTGA
- a CDS encoding HAD hydrolase-like protein encodes MGYRLIIFDFDGTLADSAGWFRGVFNDVALRYGFRAVSAEELESLRGQDTRAIIARLGVPLWKMPFIASHMRKLVARDAHRIPTFPGVEAMLEQLEARGLILAVVSSNAEQNVRRVLGPVAAARIRHYACGAGLFGKRAKFRKVLKAAGVRPGEALSVGDEVRDIDAAAAEGIATAAVTWGYATEELLRSRGPTVVLTRLDELLRTVAG; translated from the coding sequence ATGGGATACCGGCTGATCATCTTCGACTTCGACGGGACGCTCGCGGACAGCGCGGGCTGGTTTCGCGGCGTCTTCAACGACGTGGCCCTGCGCTATGGCTTTCGCGCCGTCAGCGCGGAGGAGCTGGAGTCGCTGCGCGGACAGGACACGCGGGCCATCATCGCGCGGCTCGGCGTGCCCCTGTGGAAGATGCCCTTCATCGCTTCCCACATGCGCAAGCTCGTCGCGCGTGACGCGCACCGCATCCCGACCTTCCCGGGCGTGGAGGCGATGCTGGAGCAGCTGGAGGCGCGGGGCCTCATCCTGGCCGTGGTGAGCTCCAACGCGGAGCAGAACGTGCGGCGCGTGCTGGGGCCGGTGGCGGCCGCGCGCATCCGCCACTACGCCTGCGGCGCGGGCCTCTTCGGCAAGCGGGCGAAGTTCCGGAAGGTGCTGAAGGCCGCGGGCGTGCGCCCCGGCGAGGCCCTCTCCGTGGGCGACGAGGTGCGCGACATCGATGCCGCCGCGGCCGAGGGCATCGCCACCGCCGCGGTGACCTGGGGCTACGCGACGGAGGAGTTGCTGCGCTCGCGCGGGCCCACCGTCGTCCTCACCCGCCTCGATGAGCTGCTGCGCACCGTCGCGGGCTAG
- a CDS encoding M20 family peptidase, producing MKRVLLVLLVLVLLLVGVLVVRTLRFASRQVAAEPAEPFAVDAAAAAGRLAEALRHRTIAASDGMGAEDAAFQALHAGFVARFPRVHAELAHEAVGAHAHLYTWKGSEPGLRPVLLMGHLDVVPAEVEATWSHPPFEGVVADGYVYGRGALDDKGSVMAILEAVEGLLAEGYRPRRTVMLAFGEDEEVGGHDGAARVAALLRERGVGLESVLDEGGPIGVGLVPGVAAPVALVGVAEKGSARVELVVRSAGGHASMPPPRTAANTLARALVRLEEHPFKPELRGGTRALFEYVGPEMGFGMRLLFANTWLFAPLIERQMAGAPSTNASIRTTFAATMLEGSPKPNVLPSQARAVLNVRLLPGDSLEDVRTHVRDAVDDARVELTAEGDEASPVSRLDTEGWARLQRSIRQVFPDVLVAPFLTVAATDARYFHSLSDSVYRFVPVRMTREDLPRMHGRDERLSVEEHAAAIRFYAQYLRNSTR from the coding sequence ATGAAGCGCGTCCTCCTCGTCCTGCTGGTCCTCGTCCTGCTGCTGGTGGGCGTCCTCGTCGTCCGCACGCTGCGCTTCGCGTCACGGCAGGTGGCCGCCGAGCCCGCCGAGCCCTTCGCGGTGGATGCCGCCGCGGCCGCGGGCCGCCTCGCGGAGGCGCTGCGCCACCGCACCATCGCCGCCTCCGACGGCATGGGCGCGGAGGACGCCGCCTTCCAGGCGCTGCACGCCGGGTTCGTCGCCCGGTTTCCCCGCGTGCACGCGGAGCTCGCGCACGAGGCCGTGGGCGCGCATGCGCACCTCTACACGTGGAAGGGTTCGGAGCCCGGCCTGCGGCCCGTCCTGCTGATGGGCCACCTGGATGTGGTGCCCGCGGAGGTGGAGGCCACCTGGAGCCACCCGCCCTTCGAGGGCGTCGTGGCGGATGGCTACGTGTACGGGCGCGGGGCGCTGGACGACAAGGGCAGCGTGATGGCCATCCTCGAGGCCGTGGAGGGCCTGCTCGCCGAGGGCTACCGCCCCCGCCGCACGGTGATGCTCGCGTTCGGCGAGGACGAGGAGGTGGGCGGGCATGACGGGGCGGCCCGAGTGGCCGCGCTGCTGCGCGAGCGGGGCGTGGGCCTGGAGTCGGTGCTGGACGAGGGTGGCCCCATTGGCGTCGGGCTCGTGCCCGGCGTGGCCGCGCCGGTGGCGCTGGTGGGCGTGGCGGAGAAGGGCTCGGCGCGCGTGGAGCTGGTGGTGCGCAGCGCGGGCGGACACGCGTCCATGCCGCCCCCGCGGACGGCCGCGAACACCCTGGCCCGGGCGCTGGTGCGGCTGGAGGAGCACCCGTTCAAGCCCGAGCTGCGCGGCGGGACGCGGGCGCTCTTCGAGTACGTGGGGCCGGAGATGGGCTTTGGCATGCGCCTGCTCTTCGCCAACACCTGGCTCTTCGCGCCGCTCATCGAGCGGCAGATGGCCGGGGCCCCTTCCACGAACGCCAGCATCCGCACCACCTTCGCGGCCACCATGCTCGAAGGCAGCCCCAAGCCCAACGTGCTGCCCTCGCAGGCGCGCGCGGTGCTCAACGTCCGCCTGCTGCCGGGCGACAGCCTGGAGGACGTGCGCACCCACGTGCGCGACGCGGTGGATGACGCGCGCGTGGAGCTGACCGCCGAGGGCGACGAGGCCTCGCCGGTGTCCCGCCTGGACACGGAGGGCTGGGCGCGGTTGCAGCGCAGCATCCGGCAGGTGTTCCCGGACGTGCTGGTGGCGCCCTTCCTCACCGTGGCGGCCACGGACGCGCGCTACTTCCATTCCCTGAGCGACAGCGTCTACCGCTTCGTCCCGGTGCGGATGACGCGCGAGGACCTCCCCCGGATGCACGGCCGCGACGAGCGGCTCTCCGTGGAGGAGCACGCCGCCGCCATCCGCTTCTACGCGCAGTACCTGCGCAACAGCACGCGCTAG
- a CDS encoding GNAT family N-acetyltransferase yields MRMMRTSAVLVPDQGALALSEDYFRSAHHLRAEGVTHTLLIRDDRGNAQQVPLIVRPIEGTPYHDAISPYGFPGGALHGLQEVPKESVDWTGTGLVSIFVRDRVAGPRCFAGGTDRNEVFFINPRLPVEFREMHYRHIRRNLRLGFASIAREARAAPREEREGFQAAYRQTMVREGASPRYFFSDAYFEQLFLSPWAWLVTTHAPGGGVASAALCVSSDGMLHYYLGGTADAHLSRSPAKNVFGTLVELCSQLGVTLHLGGGIRPGDSLEQFKRSLSNASSRLHTHELICDPAVYARLAEGRTGSDFFPAYRAPPN; encoded by the coding sequence ATGCGGATGATGCGAACGAGCGCGGTGCTCGTGCCTGATCAGGGGGCCTTGGCTCTGTCGGAGGACTACTTCCGCTCCGCGCATCATCTGCGAGCCGAAGGGGTGACGCACACCCTGCTCATCAGGGACGACCGGGGGAACGCGCAGCAGGTGCCCCTCATCGTGCGGCCCATCGAGGGAACGCCCTACCACGATGCCATCTCCCCCTATGGCTTTCCCGGCGGCGCGCTGCACGGGCTCCAGGAGGTGCCGAAGGAGTCGGTGGATTGGACGGGGACGGGGCTCGTCAGCATCTTCGTGCGCGACCGCGTCGCGGGGCCCCGGTGCTTCGCGGGCGGGACGGACCGCAATGAGGTGTTCTTCATCAACCCGCGCCTGCCGGTCGAGTTCCGGGAGATGCATTACCGGCACATCCGGCGCAACCTCCGGCTGGGCTTCGCGAGCATCGCGCGTGAGGCGCGCGCGGCGCCGCGCGAGGAGCGGGAGGGGTTTCAGGCGGCCTACCGGCAGACCATGGTCCGCGAAGGCGCGAGCCCCCGCTACTTCTTCTCCGATGCCTATTTCGAGCAGCTGTTCTTGTCGCCGTGGGCCTGGCTGGTGACGACGCATGCACCGGGGGGGGGCGTGGCCTCCGCCGCGCTGTGCGTCAGCAGCGACGGCATGCTGCACTACTACCTGGGCGGAACGGCGGACGCGCACCTGTCGCGCTCGCCCGCCAAGAATGTCTTTGGCACGCTGGTGGAGCTCTGCTCGCAACTCGGCGTGACGCTCCATCTGGGCGGAGGCATCCGGCCGGGGGACAGCCTCGAGCAATTCAAACGAAGCCTGTCCAATGCGAGCTCCCGCCTCCACACCCATGAGCTGATCTGCGACCCGGCGGTGTATGCGCGCCTGGCGGAAGGCCGCACCGGCAGCGACTTCTTTCCGGCCTACCGCGCGCCCCCGAACTGA
- a CDS encoding acyltransferase family protein: protein MTRIAATAEANPPRLVELDALRGFAALAVALYHFTAEYSDLYGHSVPLWEMRFGKYGVQLFFAISGFVILMSLERVERARDFVWSRAARLYPSYWTAVALTFTVVTLFGLPEREFSLQTALVNLTMFHELLRVPHVDTVYWTLTIELSFYLLMFVLAYTRTLPRIIPLFIVLVVLQTLAELAAQAAGMTFLARLASRPHLQYFALGVLAFKQSRGEVSWPSALVLVAVSFAHEVLVGSEAPAYVFPVVLGISQALARGWLRWLTWRPLLFMGAISYAFYLVHQNIGYVIIRRLEAAAWRPEAAIAVAMTAGFVLAIVITYGVEQPALRVFRQWRRKAVTRAAIPSHPA from the coding sequence ATGACACGCATTGCCGCCACCGCAGAGGCGAACCCGCCGCGCCTGGTGGAACTGGACGCGCTCCGGGGCTTCGCGGCGCTGGCGGTCGCGCTGTATCACTTCACGGCGGAATACAGCGACCTCTACGGGCACTCGGTTCCCCTCTGGGAGATGCGCTTCGGGAAGTACGGGGTCCAGCTCTTCTTCGCCATCAGCGGCTTCGTCATTTTGATGTCGCTGGAGCGTGTCGAGCGGGCCCGGGACTTCGTGTGGAGCCGCGCGGCCCGGCTCTACCCGTCCTATTGGACGGCGGTCGCGCTCACCTTCACGGTGGTGACGCTGTTCGGGCTGCCGGAGCGCGAGTTCAGCCTCCAGACGGCCCTGGTCAACCTGACCATGTTTCATGAGCTCCTTCGCGTCCCCCACGTGGACACCGTGTACTGGACGCTGACCATCGAGCTGTCGTTCTACCTGTTGATGTTCGTGCTCGCGTACACGCGGACGCTGCCCAGGATCATCCCCCTCTTCATCGTGCTCGTCGTGCTGCAGACCCTGGCGGAGCTGGCCGCCCAGGCCGCGGGCATGACCTTCCTGGCACGGCTGGCCAGCCGGCCCCATCTTCAGTACTTCGCGCTGGGCGTGCTGGCCTTCAAGCAGAGCCGCGGCGAGGTCTCCTGGCCGTCCGCGCTGGTGCTCGTGGCGGTCAGCTTCGCGCACGAGGTACTCGTGGGGAGCGAGGCCCCCGCGTACGTGTTCCCGGTGGTGCTGGGCATCTCCCAGGCGTTGGCTCGGGGCTGGCTGCGGTGGCTCACCTGGCGCCCGCTGCTCTTCATGGGGGCCATCTCCTACGCGTTCTACCTGGTCCACCAGAACATCGGTTACGTCATCATCCGGCGGCTCGAGGCCGCGGCCTGGCGCCCGGAGGCCGCCATCGCGGTCGCGATGACGGCCGGGTTCGTGCTGGCCATTGTCATCACCTATGGGGTTGAGCAGCCCGCGTTGCGTGTCTTCCGTCAGTGGCGGCGGAAGGCCGTTACCCGGGCGGCGATCCCGTCACACCCCGCCTGA
- a CDS encoding GNAT family N-acetyltransferase, with the protein MNHTEALRLTSPSRKPCRAVLVPDAGRSALSEDYFRSAHHLRAEGVTHTLVIEAGDGSAQRMPLLVRPIEGTPYFDAISPYGYPGGRLDGLSEVSKDDVDWTGIGLVSLFVRDRVVGPRCFAGGTDRNEVFLIDSRSPIEFQAEARRQMRRNTRLGYVSTCVPVREASHEAREGFKDVYRQTMVRDEAHARYFFTDAYFEDLFSSSMAWLVTTRAPDGGIASSGIAVASDGVLHYYLGGTANAHLSRSPAKNTIFEAMVELSIRLGLPLHLGGGVRPGDGLEQFKRSFSNASSRLHTHEVICEPSVYARLSAGREDTGFFPAYRASQG; encoded by the coding sequence ATGAACCACACCGAGGCCTTGAGATTGACCTCTCCGAGCCGGAAGCCCTGCCGCGCCGTCCTGGTGCCTGACGCGGGGAGGTCCGCCCTGTCGGAGGACTACTTCCGCTCCGCGCACCACCTGCGGGCCGAAGGGGTGACGCATACGCTGGTCATCGAGGCCGGCGACGGGAGCGCGCAGCGGATGCCGCTCCTCGTGCGGCCCATCGAGGGAACGCCCTACTTCGACGCCATCTCCCCCTATGGCTATCCCGGCGGGCGGCTGGATGGCTTGAGCGAGGTCTCGAAGGATGACGTGGATTGGACCGGCATCGGGCTGGTCAGCCTCTTCGTGCGCGACCGCGTCGTGGGGCCCCGGTGCTTCGCGGGCGGGACGGACCGCAACGAGGTGTTCCTCATCGACTCCCGAAGCCCCATCGAGTTCCAGGCGGAGGCCCGCCGGCAGATGCGGCGCAACACGCGGCTGGGCTACGTGAGCACCTGTGTCCCGGTGCGCGAGGCCTCGCACGAGGCGCGCGAGGGGTTCAAGGACGTCTACCGGCAGACCATGGTCCGTGACGAAGCGCACGCCCGGTACTTCTTCACCGACGCGTACTTCGAGGACCTGTTCTCCTCTTCCATGGCCTGGCTCGTGACGACGCGTGCGCCGGACGGCGGCATCGCCTCCTCGGGGATCGCGGTCGCCAGCGACGGCGTGCTGCACTACTACCTGGGCGGGACGGCGAACGCGCACCTGTCGCGCTCTCCCGCCAAGAACACCATCTTCGAGGCCATGGTGGAGCTCAGCATCCGCCTGGGATTGCCTTTGCACCTGGGCGGCGGCGTGCGGCCAGGGGACGGCCTGGAGCAGTTCAAGCGCAGCTTCTCCAATGCAAGCTCCCGCCTCCACACGCACGAGGTCATCTGCGAGCCCTCGGTGTACGCACGCCTCTCCGCGGGCCGCGAAGACACCGGCTTCTTCCCGGCATATCGCGCGTCGCAGGGCTGA
- the cml gene encoding CmlA/FloR family chloramphenicol efflux MFS transporter: MSDPKALSWNLSVPAALLLMAPFDLLASLAMDIYLPVVPAMTGVLGTSASIIQLTLSLYMAMLGAGQLVFGPLSDRIGRRRVLLGGAWAFATTSFLLASTSDSAVFVGLRLLQAVGASAALVATFATVRDVYAERPEGAVIYSLFSAMLAFVPALGPIAGALLARHFGWRALFVTLGVLATAALLQALSRWPETRASGVARQQVSVSRILRSGAFWTYTLGFSAAMGSFFVFFSTAPRVLMGQAGFSELSFSLAFATAALAMMVTTRFAKHFVARWGLAGSLARGMLLLLLGAVLLTAGQLLTTPSFWTFVAPMWVIAAGIVFAASVTANGALQAFGAVAGTAVALYFCIQSLIVGVVGTLMVVLLDGDTAWPLVGYASLMAGVTLGCLASSRRS; this comes from the coding sequence ATGTCTGACCCCAAAGCCCTGTCGTGGAATCTCTCCGTGCCAGCAGCGCTGTTGCTGATGGCCCCCTTCGACCTCCTGGCCTCGCTGGCCATGGACATCTACCTCCCCGTGGTTCCGGCCATGACCGGAGTCCTCGGGACCTCTGCCTCCATCATCCAGCTCACGCTGAGCCTCTACATGGCCATGCTCGGGGCCGGGCAGCTGGTGTTCGGTCCGCTCTCGGACCGCATCGGCCGGCGCCGCGTGTTGCTGGGGGGCGCGTGGGCCTTCGCGACCACCTCCTTCCTGCTCGCCAGCACCTCCGATTCCGCGGTGTTCGTCGGGCTCCGGCTCCTGCAGGCCGTGGGGGCCTCCGCGGCGCTCGTCGCCACGTTCGCCACCGTCCGGGACGTCTATGCGGAGCGGCCCGAGGGCGCGGTCATCTACAGCCTGTTCAGCGCCATGCTGGCCTTCGTCCCGGCCTTGGGCCCCATCGCCGGGGCCCTGCTCGCGAGGCACTTCGGGTGGCGGGCCCTCTTCGTCACGCTCGGCGTCCTGGCGACGGCGGCGTTGCTCCAGGCCCTGTCACGGTGGCCTGAGACGCGCGCCTCTGGCGTGGCCCGTCAGCAGGTGTCCGTCTCGCGCATCCTGCGCAGCGGCGCGTTCTGGACGTACACGCTGGGCTTCAGCGCGGCGATGGGCTCCTTCTTCGTGTTCTTCTCCACGGCGCCCCGGGTGCTCATGGGCCAGGCGGGCTTCTCGGAGCTGTCCTTCAGCCTGGCCTTCGCCACCGCCGCGCTGGCCATGATGGTGACGACGCGCTTCGCGAAGCACTTCGTGGCCCGCTGGGGGCTGGCGGGAAGCCTTGCCCGGGGCATGCTCCTGTTGCTGCTGGGCGCGGTGCTGCTCACCGCCGGGCAGCTCCTCACGACGCCGTCCTTCTGGACGTTCGTCGCGCCCATGTGGGTCATCGCCGCGGGGATTGTCTTCGCCGCCTCCGTCACCGCCAATGGCGCGCTCCAGGCCTTTGGCGCCGTGGCGGGGACAGCGGTCGCGCTCTACTTCTGCATCCAGAGCCTCATCGTCGGCGTCGTGGGGACCCTGATGGTCGTCCTGCTCGACGGTGATACGGCGTGGCCCCTGGTGGGGTACGCGTCGCTCATGGCGGGCGTGACGTTGGGCTGCCTGGCATCCTCCAGGCGCTCCTAG